gagaagagtaggcgatatctggtgatcaaagggggggcttgcctggttgctctggcaagagagaggggtcgtcaactccgtagtcgagctaggcagcagcagcgtcggtctcgtagtctaccggagagaagaggggggaagaaacaatgaataccatgtaaacagatgcatatcgatgcatgacaagacaagtaacgatgctaggcgtgccctagcgtggtatgaggtggtaccggttaatgggggaaacattcgggaaaatatccccggtgtttcatgttttcgggcagaggagccggagggggaaagttgcgggttcgataggttaggggtgtgtggcggacgaacggactgcgtatccggattcatctcgtcgttctgagcaactttcatgttgaaaatattttaatccgagttacggattaaaagatatgattttctaaagattttattaatttctagaatttaactatttatttaatttaacccgaaaatggaattatgacatcagcattatgtcagggtgatgtcagcagtcaactagtcagttgacctagtcaaactgacatgtgggtcccactgtcattgtctgttaactaattaccctagtttagtttaattaaccgtagttaattaggttaattagccattaggttaattaatcaggattaattaaattaattacttacttaattaattaattaactaattaattaattttattcatttttatttttattaattatatttatttagcTTAGNNNNNNNNNNNNNNNNNNNNNNNNNNNNNNNNNNNNNNNNNNNNNNNNNNNNNNNNNNNNNNNNNNNNNNNNNNNNNNNNNNNNNNNNNNNNNNNNNNNNNNNNNNNNNNNNNNNNNNNNNNNNNNNNNNNNNNNNNNNNNNNNNNNNNNNNNNNNNNNNNNNNNNNNNNNNNNNNNNNNNNNNNNNNNNNNNNNNNNNNNNNNNNNNNNNNNNNNNNNNNNNNNNNNNNNNNNNNNNNNNNNNNNNNNNNNNNNNNNNNNNNNNNNNNNNNNNNNNNNNNNNNNNNNNNNNNNNNNNNNNNNNNNNNNNNNNNNNNNNNNNNNNNNNNNNNNNNNNNNNNNNNNNNNNNNNNNNNNNNNNNNNNNNNNNNNNNNNNNNNNNNNNNNNNNNNNNNNNNNNNNNNNNNNNNNNNNNNNNNNNNNNNNNNNNNNNNNNNNNNNNNNNNNNNNNNNNNNNNNNNNNNNNNNNNNNNNNNNNNNNNNNNNNNNNNNNNNNNNNNNNNNNNNNNNNNNNNNNNNNNNNNNNNNNNNNNNNNNNNNNNNNNNNNNNNNNNNNNNNNNNNNNNNNNNNNNNNNNNNNNNNNNNNNNNNNNNNNNNNNNNNNNNNNNNNNNNNNNNNNNNNNNNNNNNNNNNNNNNNNNNNNNNNNNNNNNNNNNNNNNNNNNNNNNNNNNNNNNNNNNNNNNNNNNNNNNNNNNNNNNNNNNNNNNNNNNNNNNNNNNNNNNNNNNNNNNNNNNNNNNNNNNNNNNNNNNNNNNNNNNNNNNNNNNNNNNNNNNNNNNNNNNNNNNNNNNNNNNNNNNNNNNNNNNNNNNNNNNNNNNNNNNNNNNNNNNNNNNNNNNNNNNNNNNNNNNNNNNNNNNNNNNNNNNNNNNNNNNNNNNNNNNNNNNNNNNNNNNNNNNNNNNNNNNNNNNNNNNNNNNNNNNNNNNNNNNNNNNNNNNNNNNNNNNNNNNNNNNNNNNNNNNNNNNNNNNNNNNNNNNNNNNNNNNNNNNNNNNNNNNNNNNNNNNNNNNNNNNNNNNNNNNNNNNNNNNNNNNNNNNNNNNNNNNNNNNNNNNNNNNNNNNNNNNNNNNNNNNNNNNNNNNNNNNNNNNNNNNNNNNNNNNNNNNNNNNNNNNNNNNNNNNNNNNNNNNNNNNNNNNNNNNNNNNNNNNNNNNNNNNNNNNNNNNNNNNNNNNNNNNNNNNNNNNNNNNNNGGAGCGAGGGGGTGGGCCGGGCCaggggctggccggctgggccaggtgggggcttggcccagttgggccagtggggtttttctccccctctccctttttttgttttatttaccttttcttatttttttcttttctgttttaatttatttAAAATATCCAGACACTTTCTAAAaatgtgtgcaccccaccataattaactttgtaatatttgacaacccccgaacattttagatttaatttttgaaaacttttattgtttgcctatgttttcaattgaatttgaaccgggttcgaatcaacgtgagtttaatcacggtaaccgaggtgacgtgacatcattagcagggattactgtagcttaattatccgggtgttacaCTCAGCTTCATGTATGCTTGTCTCGATCAAATTTCAAAGAGAAAGATGGCTTGATAGAGGTGAGTCGAAGGGGGTGGTGCTCCGTTTGAGGGCATCCAAACTGGTTGTAGAATAAAACCCATTAACAGTCGCGGCATGGGCGCTCCCTCGCTGCATCCACGTCGGACTAGCTAGCGACAAAAAGAGCGAAATGGTTCGCTCAGCCCCAGCACCCGTCCCTCATCCCCCGATTCCTCTCCCGCTCCCTCGTCTGCAGCCGCCGCCATCACCCGCGTCCTTCCCCGCagctggcgcccccaccccttcttTCCTTCCTTCACAATCTCCCCACCACCGAAGAGCTCCTCCCCTCTTCCTCGCCCCAGATCGACCAGCAAGGCCCCGCCATTCGTGGATCTCACCCTCGTCACCGGCCACCGCTGCCGTGATCGAGCTCGTGGTCAGTGATGGAGACGGTGAGCGGGTTGCACCGGTTCGTGATCCAGAGCACCTCCGGGGACACAGATGTCCGAGCCCTCCTCGAGCTCACAGACGGCAGCCTGCAGCAGCAACCACACCTTTTCCTCCCTACCAAAGCAACCTCACCCATCTTCCCTGCCCTCGATGTGGTCTCCCCCCTAATCGGCACTCGCGTCGAGATTTTGCATAGTCGCCGCGGCGGATCCTGCACCTGCAGGTGGTGGAGCAGGCCTACTTGGcccatggaggttggaggaggcctTGGGGAATGGGAATGGAGATGGTGACCCAGCGGCAGTGGCGCCGGCAATCCCAGACTGGAAGATCTCCTGCTCTTGTAGTACTTGTTTTCTGTACACCTGCCTTTTGATTTTGGTAAGATTTCAAACATACTCAACTTCTGCAGTTTTTTATCTCGTGAATGCAGGGTTTCATGAAGAGCAAGAAGTAGTGCCAGTGGGATAAGGTGGGTTCCCCTATGCTCCTTTGATTAATGCTTCATTTGTTGTCAAATCTATGGCTGCTCAGCTCTATATCTGTAAGCTGATGACATTATTTGCTTGCTTCTGCAGAACGGTCACGTGAGCTATCAGCTATCACTGCTCTAAGATGAGATTGCGGCTGCGGCTGCTGGTTCTGTGCTTGATGATAATCCTATTTGTGCTTTATATTTTATAACATGGAAAGCTACCAACATAGACAGATAGCGGTAATGCTCGATCGTTTCTAAAATTCCCTGTTATATTCTGCTCGAGAGACGATGCTCATCTGATTATGGGCTGTTACAGTTGGATGAAGACTCGCCTGTTTGACACGATGATGGTATGTGAACCCATTACCTCCATCAAAAGGATTAATTTGGTTACTTTGCTGCAGTAGTCTTGAAGCTGATAGTAATTTGTTGCTGAGGCGTTGACTGTGGCTCCATTGTACATATCAGGAGTCTGGCAGGGCTGCTGTTTACGTATATGGGAATATGATTGTTCATATGCAGAGGAATTGGTAAAAGAGAACAAGCGGCTTGATGCTGGATTTTCTCATGTGTAGAGGTTTGCACATCGAGCAATGGTAGCCGGAGGAACGTAGTTCTTACTCACAAGAGTGAAACACTATAAATTGAACTCTGATAACCGCAACCACGATTACCTTTTGTGCACTTTAATTAGTTTATTAAGCAAAAAATACGTTTCTTGCTACTAGATAATAGTTGCTATATTATAATCACTTAATAAAAATGGTGCTACAGAAACTAAATAGTTGCAGAACTTCTGTggggaaatcatgctgctagataaTACATGATTTTTAATAAACTATTGCTTTCGGTAACTTTATATTTCTTATTGTATTTTGTTCATGCCGATTTGGGTAATCATGCATCATAAAATTCAGATTCTAATTACAGTCACTCTCCTCGTTGACACTTGACACTCACGAAACAATGGCTTCTTGTTGAAGCAGCCGCATAGCCATATGCCTCGTGCTGATTCTCCTGCTCGTCATCCTGCAAGAAGCCTCCACCGTCACGCCGGCCAGCCAACAATGTGAAGGACCAGACGATCGTCGATAAATACGCACTGCTTCTGCTTAGAACTATTGATTTATTGCATTGCGGTGTTACCTCTTCGGTATATCTGTGTTAGCTCTTTCTGTTACTATCCATTCTGTGTGCTCTATATGTATTTGTTTTTGGAAACTCAGTTCACCTTCTTTGACGCAGGATTTAGTGGGAGTTAAATCTGCAACAGTTAGTTCTGGTGAAATTGCATATGGTTTCAAAGGATTCTGACGAGGAAGATTTGTGATTTACCCGTAACATGCAATAGTAATTTCAGTTCAGTCTACTTGGCCGCTTTTGGGTTCATTTTGTCAAGTTGATCACTCCTGATCAACTTCTGCATGCTTTATCATCCTTACTATTGCATAAACTGTTAGGATTTGCATACTGAAGAGACAACAATTTCCAGTAAGCTTGTGTTGTGGTGTGTCTATAAATAAAAGACAGGTTCGGACTTATCTTCTGTTGGACATACTTAAAAGAGTCTCGTGTTTATGTTTTAGACTGATTGCCTCTGCATTTACATAGTTGAAAAAATTGATCTGTATTCTGAAAAAATAATCCTAAATTTTTTCATGTTGCTTGTTCGACCTTTGAGTTACAGTACTACTTGAAAAAGGCAATCTGTACTTTGAACTATAATCCTAAAATTTCCTGGTTTCTTGTTCGACTCTCGAGCTACAATTTCAATTGGAGGTGAATATCCTTGTTGTTACATGATTGTAATGCTACAAATGTAATCTATATTTTTCAGGGTATATACGGTTATCCTATTGAGATCCAAGCTCTATTGTAAATGAAATTAAGATGTACTCTTCAAATGCTTAAGCCGGATGGTGAAGGGGAGGACTTCATAGAAAAGGTAGGGCAACGACTACATGCATTAACCTACCATATGAGAAATTACTTTAGGCTTGATTTCCCACATCTAAATAACATCTCTAGATAAAAAACAGAAGAATACTCCCACACTGTTGTGAACATGTCATCattgtttaatttcctttttctttttcttttgatccgACTGGCATGGAAAATGATGATTCACTTTATAATGTCATCTTTTTTTTCTGTATATCTTGCTAAGTAAAGCTTGACTTTTGTTAATTAGGCCAAAGCTTTCACCCCCTTTACATAAGAAAACAAATAACTTGATGCTAACATGAATTAGTTTGCTATCTGTGGAAGAAGAATGTGTGTGAACCCGTCTGAAAATGCTTAGAGAAGTATCTAGGCGCTCCAGCAATACAAGTGCGCACAGAGGTTCCAAACATGCCTGGCACCTTTATAATATCTTTAATTAACACATTAACTTGACTGTGTTAATACAAATTGGATGCAACCTGAATTACATAGGAATCACCTTTATAATATCCCTCATAATTATTCTGTCTTCAATAAATCCAGCACTAGGTTGTTCAAACTACAACATTCCTGAATACTACAGTATGATGTATCACTTCTTTTAGATTCCTCTCATTGGTTCTCTTTATGTTCCCACTACTTTAAGGTTCACTACACAGAAGACTACCTCCAGAAGTGCATTAACCAAGATCATGATGCATTGCCAATCAAGCTTGCAGATGGCGAGGTCTCCGTCGTCTCTCGCCTCATCACAGGGAATGACAGGATGACCACCATCACAACCAACTGGACAGAGTTCCACTGTCGTACAAACATGCATGAGGGTGACATCTGCGCCTTCTACTTCAGACGCAAGGCAAGGTGTACCGCCAATGATCGCGATTATCTCCTATAAATATAATTCATGTATCGTGCTCATGTTTATTGAACCTTCTACCTCTGTTCCTTGCCTTACTTTTGAACCACCTTAATTATCTAGATATCAACATGCTACCTATGTGTTGTATGTGTTTATCACCGGGATTAATTTCCTTTCTTCCACTGTCACTTCTCTTATACTCATGTGCATTGCTGCCGATACATTACAATTTGTTCCTGATGCCTGCATGAAGCCAGTTATTACCGTCATGCAAATGCGTTAACAGGTACGGTGGCCTAATTAGTAGCGCACAATAATGCATCATGAggtggcgccccaaccactagtatgACTGAGAGCCTAGCCTCAACCGGGCTACACTAGGCCACTCGTGCAAGGGGCCAAAATCCATGCGAGCATCCAAAAACATGCCCTTCATGTTGTTGCCGTGTTTTGGCTGGGTTGTCCTAGTGATAGTGTAAGATGTCCTTTAAACACCCCAGTTAAAACTGGTAGAGCCTCACCCGAAAAAAAAACTGGTAGAGCCTACTCAAACAAATAAATTTTCAAACAGGTAGAGCTTTCCCTTAATTTCTTTTCCAGTTCCCATGTGAAAAAGAAACTCGAAAAAAATCGGAAGGAGAAAACATTAATCAGCCACGCGCCCTGGCCCACAGTCGACCGTGCTCGTGCGCGTCAACGGCGCAACGACTCGAAACGCGTctcccgctggactcgctccacgtACGCCATCTCGTCTCGTTTATCATCGTCTCGCCGCGTACCGGTTTGCCCCAACGAACGTCCCTCTCTCCACCAATCCAATATTCGAAATCGCTCGAGAAAGAAAGCACCATGCAAGATCGAGATAGCCTCTGTCCTTGCTTGAGCCAACGTACGGAGCCGCGTAAGGAGGAAGGAACTGCGAAACTGTAGTATCTGCCTTCCTAATGGGCCCAGCAGGTCTCCCATCCGATCTGCCCATATAAGTTGAGCACCCGAGCCTTTTCGGCCCATCGTCGTCGCCTGTCCCAGTTCCCCTGTTCAATACTGCGAAACTGTTGTATGCAGTGCTGTGCCCGTTGTACATCTACCGCCAGAAGCACCCAGTCAACCTGCTGCTGCTCGGCGTCTTCACCGTGGCCATCAGCTCCGCTGTGGGCATGCCATGTGCCTTCACTAGCGGTAATTGCCTTCCCACCATGTATTCTTTCTGCTCCTAGCTTCTTCTTGAGTCACTCTGCTCTGCTGTTTATGTAAATCAGCATCCTCTAATGCCCCTCTCATTAATTGTGTTAATTCATTACATATTTTCCTACTATTAGCTTTATGTATGGCAATTGGATAGTTTCCTACTAGCTATTATTTCAAAGCATTTTGTTTGCGTGTGGACTGGGTTCAGAGATACCGCCAAATTGCCTTTTATGATATGCTTGTCTGAGTTAAGCATTTGCAATGTTGCCAGCTAGTAGGATTGCGTTTTGAGGTGACATTGCTTTGCTAGTCTCAACTGTTACTTTTTGAAATCAGAAATTAGAAATAGCAGTAACCTTTGCTATTCATAGAACATTGGTTGGATCTTACGTATTTATTTGCTGTTTCTTCCTGCCACTATTTGTTGTATGATACATAGTGATGTGATAGGCCGTTTGGTCCAATAATATGCCAGCCAACCTGCTCAAGCTGGCATGGTTTTGGCAAGGACGTGGCTTAGGTTGCACGACTAGCTTAAAGTTTTATCAAAATAAAAAAGATTCTCACATGATATATCAAACTACTGTGGTGACAAGAAAATAGATGCTTCATAGGTTATTTTATAAAGTTACTTCGTGCATGTGCTGGATAAATCGCATTGGATTAAAGTGATTGAAGATACATAAATCTTTCAATTTAGACAAGTTATATGTTGTCAGGCACTCTGTGATCTGTCATCCATTTGTGTTTGCATCAGCGTTCCTACCACGGCATTTTGGGGTTGTACCAATAATAGTTCTGAGGTTCGTTCTAGCTTGTGCCACATCGCAGGAGGCTGCTGATAGTTTGCTTCTTTTTCAATGTGTCACTGTCATTTACATGAAAGTGCATTATTGTTTGGTCAGATTTACATGAAAGTTTCTTTGGTAAAGAGATGTATGATTTGATAAGAAagcaattagttaatttaattagtagcTAATTTGCCCTGTTCTTATATGATATAAAGAAACCGCTAAAATAGTCCCGGCATGTGCACAGGCAAGGTCATTTTGGAGGCAGCAATTCTTACAACGGTGGTTGTCTTCAGCCTGACTGCTTACACTTTCTGGGCTGTAAAGAGGGGCAAGGACTTCAGCTTCCTTGGTCCTTTCTTATTTGCTTCTCTCATCATGTTGCTCGTCTTTGGGTTCATTCAGGTCAGATGCGGTCCATTTGTATCAGTCTTCTCTATTCTTATTACAATCAATACTGATCATGGCTTGTCTAAATATGCAGATCCTCTTCCCGCTGGGCAAGCTTACTCACATGATCTATGGCGCGCTGGCGGCACTCATCTTCAGTGGCTACATTGTCTATGACACGGACAACATCATCAAGCGTTACACCTATGACGAGTATGTCTGGGCCGCCGTCTCGCTCTACCTTGACATCATCAATCTGTTCATGGCCTTGCTCACCCTGTTTAGTGCGGGTGACAGCTAAGTGCATCGCCTTTTCACCTGCT
The Triticum dicoccoides isolate Atlit2015 ecotype Zavitan chromosome 3A, WEW_v2.0, whole genome shotgun sequence genome window above contains:
- the LOC119273074 gene encoding protein LIFEGUARD 2-like, with amino-acid sequence METVSGLHRFVIQSTSGDTDVRALLELTDGSLQQQPHLFLPTKATSPIFPALDVNGHVHYTEDYLQKCINQDHDALPIKLADGEVSVVSRLITGNDRMTTITTNWTEFHCRTNMHEGDICAFYFRRKARFEHPSLFGPSSSPVPVPLFNTAKLLYAVLCPLYIYRQKHPVNLLLLGVFTVAISSAVGMPCAFTSGKVILEAAILTTVVVFSLTAYTFWAVKRGKDFSFLGPFLFASLIMLLVFGFIQILFPLGKLTHMIYGALAALIFSGYIVYDTDNIIKRYTYDEYVWAAVSLYLDIINLFMALLTLFSAGDS